Part of the Yersinia hibernica genome, TCGAGATTATTGATTGTGGTCTGATGAGACAATCACTTAACCAAATAAATGTGCAGGAACGCACAATATTCATTAGGACAGTAGTGAAATGCCGTTATCGGAACGCAAACGTTTTTGAGATTACCGCAATGATTAATAAAAGGCGAGAGCTTTTATACCCATAATTTTACAAAATGTTAATGTAACATAATGTAATGTTATATATTAAAAGCAGATAGCTGAATTTTTAGCCGTTTAGTGACAATAAATAAGTGAAAGCATAAATGGTGGCTGGAGCAAAAAAATCGCTCTTTTGAGCTCCAGCATAACGCCGTTGGCGGGTTAATGTTTTTTTGAACCTGGTAGGTTCCGATTAATGGCATCAATGATTTTATCACTGAGCGGTGTCAGCAATATCCAGCTTATCCCTACCAAAACGACTGACAGTGAGCCGACCACAATATCAGTAAACCAATGTGCACCAATCATTATTCGCGGCATTGAGAAGACGACGACGATCAGCAAGGCAATAGCAAAAGCGCCGCGAGAAAAATAGCGCAACATAAAGCAGGCGAAAATGATCAACACCATGCCATGGTCGCCGGGGAAACTGTCGCTGGAGGCATCTTTAGTCGGAATCCCGGTTAATTCACTGACGCGATTAATATTTTCAAAAACCAGTGTCGGACTGGGACGGGAAACCGGTATCAAATGGCCTAATTGATTGAGGATGACTGCGGTTAACAGCATGACAAAGCCCATGACAATTAGGCGGCGGCGACCTGCGGGGGTTTCTCTTATATAACAGGACAAATAAAGCAGCCCCATGCAAATCAGGGAAATAACATCGAAAGCCCGATTGTTAGTGATGGCCACTAAATGCAGGAATGACGGGCTGGACAGCAGGTGTTGGTTAAAATAGAAGAATATTGCTGAATCTATTTTAAACCAAAATCCGTGGTTTGCCGGGATATACCAAGAGAAGAACAGGGCGATTCCAAGCAAATTAAGCAGTAATACTGTTGGTAAATTACGGCGGGTCATGCGCTAGCCTATATTCTAAAAATTGTCAGTGTATTAATGGGTTACCAATAAATTGGAGCGCATTATACTCCATTATGCAGCCGAATCCTGAGTAATTCATGCTGGAGTGCATTCCAGTCAGGGGCCATTGTGCTAATAAGCTCAATGCGGCTATCCAG contains:
- a CDS encoding phosphatase PAP2 family protein is translated as MTRRNLPTVLLLNLLGIALFFSWYIPANHGFWFKIDSAIFFYFNQHLLSSPSFLHLVAITNNRAFDVISLICMGLLYLSCYIRETPAGRRRLIVMGFVMLLTAVILNQLGHLIPVSRPSPTLVFENINRVSELTGIPTKDASSDSFPGDHGMVLIIFACFMLRYFSRGAFAIALLIVVVFSMPRIMIGAHWFTDIVVGSLSVVLVGISWILLTPLSDKIIDAINRNLPGSKKH